Proteins found in one Tamandua tetradactyla isolate mTamTet1 chromosome 3, mTamTet1.pri, whole genome shotgun sequence genomic segment:
- the RPRM gene encoding protein reprimo: MNPALGNQTDVAGLFLANSSEALERAVRCCTQASVVTDDGFAEGGPDERSLYIMRVVQIAVMCVLSLTVVFGIFFLGCNLLIKSEGMINFLVKDRRPSKEVEAVVVGPY, translated from the coding sequence ATGAACCCAGCCCTGGGCAACCAGACCGACGTGGCGGGCCTGTTCCTGGCCAACAGCAGCGAGGCGCTGGAGCGCGCGGTGCGCTGCTGTACTCAGGCGTCCGTGGTGACCGACGACGGCTTCGCCGAGGGCGGCCCGGACGAGCGCAGCCTGTACATCATGCGCGTGGTGCAGATCGCTGTCATGTGCGTGCTGTCGCTCACCGTGGTCTTCGGCATCTTCTTCCTCGGCTGCAACCTACTCATCAAGTCCGAGGGCATGATCAACTTCCTGGTGAAGGACAGGAGACCCTCTAAGGAGGTGGAGGCGGTGGTCGTGGGGCCCTACTGA